In Thamnophis elegans isolate rThaEle1 chromosome 13, rThaEle1.pri, whole genome shotgun sequence, one DNA window encodes the following:
- the RSRC2 gene encoding arginine/serine-rich coiled-coil protein 2 isoform X3, with product MIRTNFFLKQARRHGSKEKSSKKHRPEEHNDKDHPSDKGRESLNSSSENGEDRHKRKERKPSRGRSHSRSRSRERRHRSRSRDRKKSRSRSREKKRRVRSRSRSKSRHRHRSPSRSRSRSRSRERKKRPEKPRRFSRSHSRTPSPPPFRGRNTAMDAQEALARRLERAKKLQEQREKELVEKQKQQEMVAAAAATGGSVINVAALLASGTQVTPQIAMAAQMAALQAKALAETGIAVPSYYNPAAVNPMKFAEQEKKRKMLWQGKKEGDKSQSAEIWEKLNFGNKDQNVKFRKLMGIKHEEEAGAASSSVDEESYKTLKQQEEVFRNLDAQYEMARSQTHTQRGMGLGFTSSMRGMDAV from the exons aaccaacttcttcttaaaacaGGCACGGAGACACGGTTCCAAAGAGAAGTCCTCCAAGAAGCACAGGCCCGAAGAGCATAACGACAAGGACCACCCTTCggataaagggagggagagcCTGAACTCTTCTTCGGAGAATGGCGAGGACCGGCACAAGCGCAAGGAGAGGAAGCCCTCCAGGGGACGCAGCCATTCAAGGTCTCGTTCGCGGGAAAG GCGGCACCGTAGTCGAAGCCGCGATAGAAAAAAATCCCGCTCCCGAAGTCGAGAGAAAAAGCGGCGCGTGAGATCCAGATCTCGATCCAAATCCAGGCACAGGCATAGAAGTCCCAGCAGAAGCAGGAGCCGCAGCCGGAGCAG ggaaagaaagaagagaccgGAAAAACCACGAAGGTTCAGCCGAAGTCACAGCCGAACTCCAAGCCCCCCGCCTTTCAGGGGGCGAAACACAGCGATGGATGCCCAGGAAGCCTTGGCCAGGAG GTTGGAAAGAGCCAAAAAATTGCaagaacagagagagaaagaactggTGGAGAAGCAGAAGCAACAGGAAATGGTTGCCG CGGCTGCTGCCACCGGCGGGTCCGTCATCAACGTCGCGGCTCTCCTGGCTTCTGGGACACAGGTCACTCCGCAAATAGCCATGGCAGCTCAGATGGCAGCCCTGCAGGCGAAGGCTCTGGCCGAGACGGGGATAGCCGTCCCCAGCTACTACAACCCGGCAGCGGTGAACCCCATGAAGTTTGCCGagcaagaaaagaagaggaaaatgcTGTGGCAGGGCAAGAAGGAAGGG gATAAATCACAATCTGCGGAAATCTGGGAGAAGCTGAATTTCGGAAATAAGGACCAAAATGTCAAGTTTAGGAAGTTGATGGGCATTAAG CACGAGGAGGAAGCCGGGGCGGCTAGCAGTTCAGTGGACGAGGAGAGTTATAAGACTTTGAAACAGCAAGAAGAAGTCTTCCGCAATCTGGACGCACAGTACGAAATGGCCAGGTCGCAGACGCACACCCAAAGAGGAATGGGGCTGGGCTTTACGTCTTCGATGCGAGGAATGGACGCCGTTTGA
- the RSRC2 gene encoding arginine/serine-rich coiled-coil protein 2 isoform X2 has translation MKGKNTEVGAEAKRTNFFLKQARRHGSKEKSSKKHRPEEHNDKDHPSDKGRESLNSSSENGEDRHKRKERKPSRGRSHSRSRSRERRHRSRSRDRKKSRSRSREKKRRVRSRSRSKSRHRHRSPSRSRSRSRSRERKKRPEKPRRFSRSHSRTPSPPPFRGRNTAMDAQEALARRLERAKKLQEQREKELVEKQKQQEMVAAAAATGGSVINVAALLASGTQVTPQIAMAAQMAALQAKALAETGIAVPSYYNPAAVNPMKFAEQEKKRKMLWQGKKEGDKSQSAEIWEKLNFGNKDQNVKFRKLMGIKHEEEAGAASSSVDEESYKTLKQQEEVFRNLDAQYEMARSQTHTQRGMGLGFTSSMRGMDAV, from the exons aaccaacttcttcttaaaacaGGCACGGAGACACGGTTCCAAAGAGAAGTCCTCCAAGAAGCACAGGCCCGAAGAGCATAACGACAAGGACCACCCTTCggataaagggagggagagcCTGAACTCTTCTTCGGAGAATGGCGAGGACCGGCACAAGCGCAAGGAGAGGAAGCCCTCCAGGGGACGCAGCCATTCAAGGTCTCGTTCGCGGGAAAG GCGGCACCGTAGTCGAAGCCGCGATAGAAAAAAATCCCGCTCCCGAAGTCGAGAGAAAAAGCGGCGCGTGAGATCCAGATCTCGATCCAAATCCAGGCACAGGCATAGAAGTCCCAGCAGAAGCAGGAGCCGCAGCCGGAGCAG ggaaagaaagaagagaccgGAAAAACCACGAAGGTTCAGCCGAAGTCACAGCCGAACTCCAAGCCCCCCGCCTTTCAGGGGGCGAAACACAGCGATGGATGCCCAGGAAGCCTTGGCCAGGAG GTTGGAAAGAGCCAAAAAATTGCaagaacagagagagaaagaactggTGGAGAAGCAGAAGCAACAGGAAATGGTTGCCG CGGCTGCTGCCACCGGCGGGTCCGTCATCAACGTCGCGGCTCTCCTGGCTTCTGGGACACAGGTCACTCCGCAAATAGCCATGGCAGCTCAGATGGCAGCCCTGCAGGCGAAGGCTCTGGCCGAGACGGGGATAGCCGTCCCCAGCTACTACAACCCGGCAGCGGTGAACCCCATGAAGTTTGCCGagcaagaaaagaagaggaaaatgcTGTGGCAGGGCAAGAAGGAAGGG gATAAATCACAATCTGCGGAAATCTGGGAGAAGCTGAATTTCGGAAATAAGGACCAAAATGTCAAGTTTAGGAAGTTGATGGGCATTAAG CACGAGGAGGAAGCCGGGGCGGCTAGCAGTTCAGTGGACGAGGAGAGTTATAAGACTTTGAAACAGCAAGAAGAAGTCTTCCGCAATCTGGACGCACAGTACGAAATGGCCAGGTCGCAGACGCACACCCAAAGAGGAATGGGGCTGGGCTTTACGTCTTCGATGCGAGGAATGGACGCCGTTTGA